Genomic window (Subtercola endophyticus):
ACGGGGGCAGCTACTGCGCTCATCGCCTGCGCAGCTTTCGCACGTACGGGTCTGGATGACGAATGATTCGCATGGGCAAGGAGATACGCCACGACGTACTGTTGACCAGGTCGTCGATCTTCGCCTGCAAGTTACGAATGATTTCGCGGCTGTCTTCAAGCTGCACGCTCAGGCTGTCGACCGCTCTGACTTGGGCCTCCGACCCTTGCCCGGCTCTCCACACGGCCTCGTGCGCCTGGCGGCCCACGAAGGCGGCGTAGCGCTCACGCTCGAAGAGCTGTTGCTCGAGCGCCTCGATCTCGGCGAGCAAGGCCTGCTCGCGTCGCTGCAACGCGAGAGCGCCGTCGGCGGCGATCTGCTGCCCGGCCGCATTGTTCGGCGCGGCAGTCGCGGCGCGATACGAGGCGGCGAGCGCCTGCTCGTCGGCGTTCTGCTGGCGCAGCAATTCGCTCTGCTCGAGCTGCAATCGTTGCACGCTTCGTTCCGCCTCCGCGAGAGCATCGGCGACGGATGCCCGGGCCTCCGCCAAGCGCAGAACCTCTGCCGAGGCATCCCGAGCCGTGGAGTCGAGCGCGAGCATATAGCGCCTCAGCCGCTCGATACGTGCCGCGAGCGTCGGATCGGTCAGCTCGAGCTGCGCACCCACAGCCTCGGTGTCGCTTCCCACGGACACTGCACCGGATTCGGTGAGGGCGTTGGTCGTGTCGACCGTGAGGGCGGTCTCGCCCTCGGCCCCGAGGGCGGCCACGATCGTGTTCCACCAGGCACTCGCCACGACCCTGTCGGCCTGTGCTCGGTCAGCGAGATGGGCACGAATCTCGTCGCGACGACGCCAGGTCTCGGCCACGATGGCCTGCGCGTCGGGAGTCGCAAGAGCCACGGAGGGAAGAGCCCACGAAGCCGCGCCTGCTGCGCGGAGCGCGCCCTCGATTTTGCGATCCGTATACGAATCGACCGTCACGGCGAGAGCGGGAACGCCGGCCGAAAGCGCGAAGATCACCGGGTGATAACGCCCGGAGACCGACAGCGCCGCCCGCCGCGTC
Coding sequences:
- a CDS encoding polysaccharide pyruvyl transferase family protein: MMRLVIIGDVGAVTTYHAGDEAMLECLLDELRARVDVDATIVSANPADSSDRYDARAIGRIGFSDAMTPTRAERETRLASVLRAAAGHAEALDALDPAWSVIEAVADSDAVIISGGGNLTTVFVEHIYERAALAELAAVFGKPLVVSGQSIGPLLGARDRELLTGILGSAVVVGVREQSSFDDALALGVSPERLHRVPDDAAFLADEAPTDSRLAALEARGYIVVSFPPFAGLEPMGDYLDDVARLLQSVSDESGLPLVFVAHESAVAGSPEPYDAVAGDETTHKNLASRLAGAEVLFAPALTAKQIAALTRRAALSVSGRYHPVIFALSAGVPALAVTVDSYTDRKIEGALRAAGAASWALPSVALATPDAQAIVAETWRRRDEIRAHLADRAQADRVVASAWWNTIVAALGAEGETALTVDTTNALTESGAVSVGSDTEAVGAQLELTDPTLAARIERLRRYMLALDSTARDASAEVLRLAEARASVADALAEAERSVQRLQLEQSELLRQQNADEQALAASYRAATAAPNNAAGQQIAADGALALQRREQALLAEIEALEQQLFERERYAAFVGRQAHEAVWRAGQGSEAQVRAVDSLSVQLEDSREIIRNLQAKIDDLVNSTSWRISLPMRIIRHPDPYVRKLRRR